CATGTGTAAAACTGACTTCTTCTCGGCTGGCCACGTTGCGCAGTTTGACGACCCCGTCTTTGAGTTCTTGTTCTCCTAAAATGGCCACCAGTGGAATCCCGGTTTCCTCACAGTGCTGCAGTTGGCTCAACAGCTTTGGGTTTTTCTTATACAGAACTTCAGCCTGTAGCACATAATCAGTCAGAGGTCCACAATACAACTCCATGTTCATTGTGGTTTTCTTGAAACGAGATTCAAGCATATACAGACCTTGATTTCGGCGTTCCAAAGCTCGCTCGTCAGTTTGAGTCGCTCTTCTAGAAGGTTCTTCTGTGCTGAGGCCACCAGCACTTGAGTCTCGGTGGTGCGCACCTTCTCTGAAGATGTCTGGAGGAGAGGAGAATATTCcacttttctatttaaataccTCATATTAAAACACAGTGGCAccattcttaaaaatgtaaaaatacattaattgcatttaaatagcataaaagaaatctaaaaaatacacaatgtttaaaaaccattaaataattcaatattttaaatgaaccattaataattttaaataccattcatattaaaatatagaagCTCTgttctaaaaatgtacttatcaaattttatgtaatttattttaataattaaataaaaaatttaaattgacctgtctaaatgtttaaaaagcatgaaatatCTAAAACTATACTTcaagtttttttgttgcaaataccattttagattatatttaaatgtataaaaataaaaaaagtcactcACCTCCGCCTTCTGCTCCATGATGGAAAAGATTCTCTCGATCCCAATGCTGACGCCAACACAGGGCACCTTCCTGCCCTTGGGGTCAAACATGCCCACCAGACCATCGTATCGCCCTCCACCGGCCACGCTACCAACGCTCACGCCAGCCTCATCCGCCCCGTTCTGCTCGGTGGGTGTGGACACCGGCGCTGGGATGCTCTGGGAGAGAATGGCTTCATAAATCACACCAGTGTAGTAATCCAGTCCTCGAGCCAGGCTCAAATCAAACACcacctagagagagagaggatttaaaaattaatgaggGAAAACCAAAAGAACAAGACTGCTGCTGCAGACAGTGAATGGGTGTGAAAAAAGAGATCatgaacatgaaattataaCTGCATTTACTGAAATGAAACACCCGTGTAATAAATTTTATAGGGTGTGTAGTTCTTATATGATGgatcataaataaatgtaaaaataaaaggaagatGCATGTGGAgcacacaaaaaataatcagGTGTGACCTgatacatcattttttttcgAGTTAATTTTGTtgagcttttttgttttaactagCTATGATAAGTGAGAAAaagttaaatgcaattattttattcaattagaaaaaaaatgcagagtATAAGCATTTTCCCAACACACCTTTTGTTTAGTATTAAGGAAATTTCTTTCGTGACAttcttgacctctgaccttatCTGTGACCTGGAAGAGCTCCAGGTAGCTGAAGAGCAGCTTCATATCTGTGAGCCCAGCGCAGGCCTGTTTGTTCTGGGACAGTTTGGGGTCCTGAAGCAGCCGCTCTGCCAGATCCTTTCCACCTGGAGGTCAAAGGGGTCAGCAGATGCAGAGAAAACACAGCTGGTCAAGTTAAAAAAACTGTAGGACTGTAGATGACTTTgtaatgtgtgtgcgtgatgaATCTCTACTCACCCTGCATGCTGACATACTCCCCGATCCTATCAGCCACATCCTCTGAAAGACCTTTCTCATTCACCATCTCCTTTTTCACATCCTCCCAGGCCATCTACAAAACACAATGAGCTCTTCAAACCTTAAACTAGGGCTGGCTTGATTGAAGAGATCAGCTGATCATTTAGGAGATCACAATAAAAACTTAGGAAAGccactgttcaaatgtttatttcagcaacaaactgaaattataataattataattaaaatgttttaatgaaacaaatgattagAAAAAACGCTATagtgctattttaaatgtttatacaaagctttttttttttttgaaagctgaTTGAAATTAAAGATTGTGTTTATTAAGAATAATTGAAATGCACTGCATTGAATCGCAATCAAGTTAAATGAGAAACTTGAATAGAATTGATTCTTAAAATTATGCGTGTGCATGAATAGTCGAACATTTTAATATTCGGTCTGCAACTATAATAAAACACTATTCAAATTATGTGTTGACTTGCTGGCCATAATGCcaagttaataatatttaatcacaGAATGTCATGATCTTTTACTAAAAGATCTGACAAAATCAAATTACTTCTGATCAAATTAATTAGTGAAACTGATTCATCATAAAAGTACCACCGCAAtgagaaatatatatgaaattcaAGGTCGACTGAGGAAAGGCAGCTGTCCATCACTGCAACTAAACTCTGCTGTAAGACTGAGTCAAAAACAGAGTTTCTGGTAGCGAAATAAACTTGATGCATATATAAAGTTTCCGCAAGGgagagtgtttttttaaatctgtatgaatACCCAGTTCTACCTCACATGCTGTGTATTATTTCAATTACCAGGTTACTTTgctcaccactgacttccatttttCAGGCTCTAAACGTCAAtagtgaccaaaacagccttgTTACAAACttgcttcaaaatatcttcctttgtgttggCAAGAACAAAGatattcatacaggtttggaactacttgggtgagtaaatgatgacagaattttttaacTATTGCTTTACGACTAAAATCCAGGCGTTCTCTTGTATCAGAAAGCCTTCCTCCAGTCACCTAATGCTAATGCTCAGGTTTGGTTCCTCACCTTGTCCAGTTTGTCCACTGTGGAGCAGATTGTGCGGAACTTCTCATCAGGAACGCCGCACACGGCAAACATCCCATCTAGAATGCGTCGGTCATTCACCTGAAACACCACAACAGTGACTGCTCCACCTCGAACTGACAAATACACAACGACAGGCTCTACAAAGACTAATGACCACAGCCGCTCCTGAAATTTTAGGCTTTCCTATCAGACAATGACTCTGCAGGAACGATTTAGGACAGGCTTATGAAGGAGGCATAACAGTTTAACGATCTATAACAAAACAGAGAGATCTTTGGATTACAACTAAGAGAATAATGAATTACTACAATACTAATTTCTCACTAGAAAGCGTACAAAGATGGTCAAGTTGGTTCGACCATGCAAATTTTGGATGCCATCTTTATAATTTTAAGATCCACTGTCACTGAATGAAATGTACACGATAGTGGGATTATCATAAGTATAAATACTTCTATGCTGcctttaaaaatcaatcaaaagcaTCTCAgcaaacaggatgtgacatgcTCAAAGGAGTAGGACGTGGCATGCTGCCTTGGGGAAGCAgcttttttcagctttcagacaCACAGCCCATAAAAACTGCAATTTTCTGTTGACCAGCAACCAACCTTGATACGAAAATCTCCAAGATCTAATTCATTCAGGATCTCGTAGACAATTTTCAGACATTCTGCATCAGGGATCATGGCATCATATTGACCTGCAATATCGAAATCCTGCAACCACAAAGTTTCAAAATTATTCACAtacatgttaataataattactactaGTACTACaagtaataatatgaataatagcagtaacattttataataactgaATCTTCAGGTAAACATCAGTACATTTTCAGTAcatcctttataaagcattgtcccAACATTAATAGTCATTCATAAGCAGTTACTAGTTATCTTactaacagaaaaaataaacaacaagaTACAGAGAAAACTGTTTAAAACTGGGAATATTaatgtaaaggtttttttttttatatgtactgcttttaaacatttacaatgttacatggtttatttttactatttattttaataattgtatgccatttaaaatcatttgttGAATTTttgataggtttttttttttcatcttgaaaaaatatatatttctgtgttcTTTATCCCTCTCTGTTGTGTTTAACGTTTCTGTTTAGAAGATAAATGAGCCTTTAAAGCTTCTTTGTAAATGGCCCTTACTTTACACAAGCTCACAAAAAACAGACGGCTGGCAActactaaatgttttgtaactACCTGTCTTAATCACGAATTACAGCGTTTATTAACACACCGAGCAACTATTATCATGTTTCTAAATAATAagagttacatttaaatagtttattattcAGTTATGTTTTCTAAATGATCTCATGAACCATTGACAAGTCACAAAATAATTGGTTCGTAAATAACGTAatgtgattaataatttgataacctaataaatgaaaaattcattattaataaagtatgaaaatacaattacatttataggTGTACGtataaactgcttactaatgcCTATTAATGTTGGAGCAATGATTTATAAAAGGATAAATTGgctatttactaatgcttaactGCTGATtactttaaagtgttaccatgatagcttatatatttattttagagcgAGGTACTCACACATTGGTAGAACTCCCTGTATCTGCCCCGGGTCATGGCCGGGTTGTCTCTGCGGTACACTTTAGCAATATGGTAGCGTTTAATGTTGGTGATTTTATTCATTGCGAGATAGCGAGCAAATGGGACCTGAGGAGAAACAAAGTCAAGGAGCCAAATGCTGACAGCACTGTTGAGTCTTCAAAAGAAAATGCTACGCAGTTACGGAAAGATTGCACACGTACATTTGGCCGAtctaaaacagcttttccaGCAATAATAAAATCGTTCAGATTTTAGAATCACAAATAATACGCAGTGATTTGTTTGTCTGCTGATGCTTTTTCCGGCTTTCAGAAAAATGTCCCTTGGAGAAAAATGGTAATTTAAGTCTAAATCAAACAAGCTAAGAGATGAAAATCAATCTGACTTTGCCCACCAGCTACGTGCCATCTGCAAAAAGATTGAATATTTGATCAATAAACATGTCTGATAGATACAGTGAGGTCGTATCTCAGAGACAGTAGCTCTCCTCCCTGGTCCTTCAGATCGTAGATGAGTTTGGAGTCTTCTCCGTACTTCCCCGTCAGTGTTTcctaaagaaacaaataaacgGGTTCGTTATGGTGAACTGATGGGTAATTATGAGATGCACAAATTAACGTGAAAATGCAAAAGAGACCTTCAGCTCAAAGACAGGGGTATCGATGGTTTCAGCACCATGACGTTTAAAGCAGGTGATGATAATGTTGAAAACCTTTTCTCTGATAGCCATTTGCTTGGGGTTATAGTCCCTGGTCCCCTACAgagaagaaatataaaaaaaaccggCTCACTGCCAAACAGCTCACTTCAAACAAACCCGTCTAAAACGTCAGTTGTTTATATACCTTGGCTGTCTTGAGAACAAAGACATGTTTTCCCTCATCTCCTCCCAGCTGGGCTTTGAGCTGCAACAGCTTGGCTACTTCTTCATcaatctgaaaaacaaacagtacaGAGTTTTTACCTTcagaacagtaaaaaaaaaaaaaaaaaaaaaaaaaaaaaaaaaaaaaaaaaaagcagaaactgCTTCTGGGCGATtcataaaatttgaaatgctttcaaaatgaaaaaggacCCCATTTTTGTGGATGTATTATGCCCAAtgcgattttttttcttcctgaaaataaaacatatttttacccTGATTGTATgtctttaatgcaaaatatctgAATACATCACAGTGGTATTTGtcgtttttaaattaaatgacatcTAAAAGCTGTGttcttattatttatcatttattatgctGTCCAAATAAgaggattttaatttttttctgcctAAAGGAAATCAAAATTATTAGGAGTGGAAAAAACTGATTTCAATTCACCTGTTATTTTCTCAGCTTttcaatacaatttaaaataaccattttctattttgatataggataaaatgtaatttattcctgtgatgcagcAGCTGAACTTAGCacattagaaagatttctgatttgtttattgctattaatgctaaaaaaaaaaaaacttaatttcttgCTATTATCAATGCTGTCAACATctctgctgcttaatattttgtaaaaaccaagatcaatattttcttttgatcaaaaataaattatttgtaacattacataTGCCTGCACTGttactttttaacaatttaatgcaaaatattatattgaaaatatatatttttttttataatatttttttgtcatttaattacaaacCCCTTATAGAATTTTATAAACACTAAGAAATGACATACATATTAGTCTTAACTTTGAAGTGAAATGTGACCTGCTACACTTTTAGTACACTGTTGAATGTACCTGTGATGGAGTCAATCCAGAGGAGAAGCGTAGAAATGGCCGGTTTGCAGCACACCGACGGCCCATGAGTCCAGCACACAGCCGCATGGAGACCAGCCCGAGAGCATTCATTATGCATAGTCCAAACACACGCCAAAAATCACAATACCGTAGAGTCCAAAAGCAGTCAAACCATCCGATCACGCAAACAGCGAGGATAATCCAGGTGTGCGGCGATGGCGATGGTGGTATCCGCGTCAACAAGCAGGAAGAACAGGAGAAAAGTGGTGAGCAACCCTGTCACTAGGGGCATCACGGCAACGAGGAAGCAAAACATGAGAGGAGGCCGTCAAAAACAACCTGCATCCCCAAACTGAGCTAGAATCATGCCAAACCTCTTAGATGAGCACATAAACCGTACTACGGCATTTTTAGCTCCCCATGAAATACATCTGTAAATACATTATGAAATGCATTCAGTTatagtttatagtatatattttttatttttgctgttttgcacattttatattttgtattttgtatattttatacaattttctttattatctgtcttgtcatcgtgttgcactgtagagtttctgtcactaaaacaaatttctcgtatgtgtaaacatacctggcaataaagtgattctgatacTGATTGCTGTAGATTTAGACTGAAAATGACTATTGAGTGTCCAGTGAACTCATTATTATACTTCAGTATGTACAATATGTAAAAGATATATTCAGCATGTAAAGACCCATAAACAGTGGCACTCTTTTACATACACTTATTATGGGtctttacattttcattgcCCTGTGATATAAATATGAACCATACATACTGAAGTACAATAACTTCAATCACGTGATTTGTCACTGGAGTCATTTTCAGTCTAAATCTACAGCAATCAGTATAACTGAATGcatttcataatataattacagatgtattcattcatccatccacaTACAGAAATTATGTCCACCATGACTGACAGATTGCATCAGCTGGCTAACATTTAACGTTAGCATCATGCCGCATGTCTACACAGCATAGAATCCATTATTGAATTACGACAATggagtaaaaacaacaaaacagatcaTAACCGGTCATGCAGACGAGACGTAAACAATTATGATGTCCCATTTAGGTGCATGAAAGATACAGCAGGCAGCCATTGATCACACCATGTGTTCCGTCATTACGCTCTGAAACGCTTCACATCTCATACTGACCTGATCTTTACTCGCTTTCTCTGATTTCAGTTTCCTGACGACCTCTCCTTGTGTTTTAATCGCCTCCTGTAGCTGTGCTTTATCGGCCATGGTGCTCCAGACAACCGACGGTGAACCAGGGACGGAACTGCAGCTGCCGCGGCGCACACGTTAAGCGTCACTGCGCATGCGCAGATCAACAGGGCCGCTAATAGAAAACAGGGAACgattcaacctttttttttcaatgaagaGGATAAtaactgttgttattattgttttattgttgttatttaaaaggTAATGAAATTATGTTAATGCTTgagcaaattttaaaaaatatttataatatacgcCTATTCTTAACCTTTTGTTTGACGAAAGAAATAacatatattattgttaataataaaaataatatcattattatccttgttgttgtttaaaaaatgtatacactaGTTCTGGCACTGTGATGTTATGGTGGttgtcattaattaatatttttctggatTTGGGATAAGAAATGAATGTGTAACAGTGAATTTATAGGCATGACAACAACTATTACAATAACTCTCAATTACTCCATCCAGTCTTAAATACTTGTTGTTTAAAACGGTATGTGTACATGTGCTTAATAGAACCtcattaaacaaacacactttcaaaatattattccTCGTCGAGAAGTGTCACCGGtgtagttttaaaatgagtcTGTGAAGTGGCTGTAAGCGCAGCGCGCGTCCAGCAGGTGGCGGTAAAGAGACGCGTCTGCTGTGCGCGAAAAGCCGGCAAAAGAAGAAGCAGTCATATGTCATGAAGAAGGTGGGGTTCAAATTATAAACAAGAGCTGTACATAAATGTAACGTCAGGCCAACCTGCTGGAAACCGATCAAAACACTACTTGAAACTAAAGGTAAACACCTCCCAGCTTATATAGACTAATATTTGCTTTAATTTGTGACATCGCTGCGCGTAATAATATTGTTTAGAAGGCTGTTACAGAGCGTTAGCTTTAGCATTGACAGAGTAGCATCAGCTGTCACGGGTGACAATTGAATAAGTCAGATGATTTGAGGTTTATCCTTTGACGGTTTGCAAACTTGATTATATGTTTTACAAAAAGATTCATACGTGTATTTGTACGTGTGTCGTTTATTTCCTGTCTCGATATGCCGAGGTTTCTGTTGTTCAAGCCGTGGTCTGCAGGATTATTGAACATGAACCTTCTGTGAATCCAATGAACAACCCATATCAAATGAGTCTTAGACCAGCATATTGTATTTGCCTCTCAATGCAGTCCATCCTGACttgatttgtgtttattttgtgctggtCAGGTGGTCTGTTCGCCGGCGTCATGAGTCCGGCTCAATGGGATCTTCCTCCAGAGCTGTGCTGCAGGCCCATGGCCTTTGTGGCTCTGACAGGACTGGATGTGGTCTATAATGCCATCCACAGAGCCATATGGGATGCCTTCTGTGCTAACCGGCGTGCAGACAGAGTGCCCATCTCTTTTAAAGTTCTACCCGGAGACCACGAGTATCCAAAGTGCAGAACCAAGGTGAGACAAAGGAGCttctaaacatataaaaaaatgctttatgcttaaaaataattcttttaattttggaaAGTCAACTGTGTTGAATTAGTTTGCACATTTCGTAGctaacacatttctttttcatgttAGAGAACGTCATATGAGTGGTACATTCCTAAAGGGATCCTGAAGACGGGCTGGATGAATAAACATCTGAACCTGGTGCCTGCGCTGGTCGTGCTGTTTTATGAGCTGGACTGGGATGATCCACAATGGAAGGAAAAGCAATCTGAATGTGCAACCAAAGTGGAAATTGTCAGGTATAATTTTATTAAGAGGTCACAACGCTTCATTTGGTgttattattaaactatttaataGTTCTTGGTTACTGAAGTAAAgctgatttaataaatatggatattttatatgtcaaataatttgcagaataactaaaactaaataaaaaaatattttgataaataatatatataaataaatgtattttataaataaatacaaataataataaaatggcaaacaCATAAAAgttaacaaaccaaaaataaaattaaaaataattcaaagctaaatagtaatatttaaaaaagacaaacaaataaaaccacatcaaagacacattttaacatttgctaaaactgaaatataaaataggaagataaatatgcattgtttaattttttaacagaATCCAAAACCCTTGGTTGAATagacattgaaataaaaatcaaagtgtttttttttttcattttgttgtttgctgGTGTGTGAGTTATATCTGTTTCTCACAGGACAAGTTTACAAGGAAGAAACACAAAGGTCGCTGTTGTTTTGATTCAGAAGAAAACTCCTCTCCCACCAGGTAtcacaaaactgaaaagaatGTTCCAGGAACTTTAGTATTTATCTTGAAAAGATGTTGATCTGTGATAATGTGTTTGGGTCTCAGGTGAAGATCTGGTGGCATCTGAGAGGGCATCTGCTCTATGTGGTGCCTGTGACCTGTCTGGGAAGTCCCTGTTTGTCCTTCCTCATACTGACCACCTGGTGGGATACATCATTAGGTCAGAGTCTCTCCAGATATAGAGTGTGTTCATTATGCCTGATGCACCCATCCAGATCTGTCTTTGTATGTGATGAGGTCAAAAACAACTGGCTGGGTTGCTAGAAGAgatcaaatgtttgtttgtttttaaacaatataatagtcaatactaattatttttgtatttgagtgtccaataacaaatattaatgccTGCAGGTTGGAAAATGCGTTCTACGAACATGCACAAACCTACTATTATAATGAGATCAGGAGAGTGAAATCTCATAAGGAGTTCCTCAATAAAACTACACA
The genomic region above belongs to Puntigrus tetrazona isolate hp1 chromosome 14, ASM1883169v1, whole genome shotgun sequence and contains:
- the hars gene encoding histidine--tRNA ligase isoform X1 codes for the protein MNALGLVSMRLCAGLMGRRCAANRPFLRFSSGLTPSQIDEEVAKLLQLKAQLGGDEGKHVFVLKTAKGTRDYNPKQMAIREKVFNIIITCFKRHGAETIDTPVFELKETLTGKYGEDSKLIYDLKDQGGELLSLRYDLTVPFARYLAMNKITNIKRYHIAKVYRRDNPAMTRGRYREFYQCDFDIAGQYDAMIPDAECLKIVYEILNELDLGDFRIKVNDRRILDGMFAVCGVPDEKFRTICSTVDKLDKMAWEDVKKEMVNEKGLSEDVADRIGEYVSMQGGKDLAERLLQDPKLSQNKQACAGLTDMKLLFSYLELFQVTDKVVFDLSLARGLDYYTGVIYEAILSQSIPAPVSTPTEQNGADEAGVSVGSVAGGGRYDGLVGMFDPKGRKVPCVGVSIGIERIFSIMEQKAETSSEKVRTTETQVLVASAQKNLLEERLKLTSELWNAEIKAEVLYKKNPKLLSQLQHCEETGIPLVAILGEQELKDGVVKLRNVASREEVDVPRADLVDEIKKRTL
- the hars gene encoding histidine--tRNA ligase isoform X2: MADKAQLQEAIKTQGEVVRKLKSEKASKDQIDEEVAKLLQLKAQLGGDEGKHVFVLKTAKGTRDYNPKQMAIREKVFNIIITCFKRHGAETIDTPVFELKETLTGKYGEDSKLIYDLKDQGGELLSLRYDLTVPFARYLAMNKITNIKRYHIAKVYRRDNPAMTRGRYREFYQCDFDIAGQYDAMIPDAECLKIVYEILNELDLGDFRIKVNDRRILDGMFAVCGVPDEKFRTICSTVDKLDKMAWEDVKKEMVNEKGLSEDVADRIGEYVSMQGGKDLAERLLQDPKLSQNKQACAGLTDMKLLFSYLELFQVTDKVVFDLSLARGLDYYTGVIYEAILSQSIPAPVSTPTEQNGADEAGVSVGSVAGGGRYDGLVGMFDPKGRKVPCVGVSIGIERIFSIMEQKAETSSEKVRTTETQVLVASAQKNLLEERLKLTSELWNAEIKAEVLYKKNPKLLSQLQHCEETGIPLVAILGEQELKDGVVKLRNVASREEVDVPRADLVDEIKKRTL